In the genome of Xanthocytophaga agilis, the window ACTTTAAAGGCTCTGTCATAGAGTTTTCGTGTGCTACTCATCTTGCTTACAGATTAAGTTCAACCATACAATAAAGATAGCAATTGATCTTAACTTGATGTCCACTCAAAGATAGCAACCACAGAATGAAAAACAGGATTACATGGCAAAGTATTGCCATAGATGTGGCAGCAACACCAAAACCAGCATGAGCAAACCCGAGTGTTATAATTGCTAAAAGTGATTAGGCGGCTTGGCCGCTTATTCCAGGGGAAGCATCTCAGTCGTGATTTTTGACTTATTGTTTTTCGGAATATCCCATAGGTCTATCTCGATGCAGTACCGGTAGAGTGCGTCGAGGTAGTCATTTTTCTGGCCTGCCGATAACCCGTGTCGTTTCACTTTATGGATCACTTCGGCTGTCTGCTGTGGCTTGGGTTGCAAACCAAACTGCTTGCTGACCAAATAGACCAGTCCCAAGCTCTTAAAAAGCAGGGTTACCACCCGGCGGGGGCCATTGGTGTATTTTTCGCTGGCAGAGGTGCCTACGTTGTCTTTGCGCAAACCCCGAATCAGAATGCCACCGTCACTATCTTCGGTAGCCTCAAATGTCATATCCAGGCCCTGTGCATGACCCCGCCACTGGTAGCCTTCATACTCGTGCTCATGGGTGGCGTAGTCTTCGTGGATACTCGTCTTAAAAAAGTAAAACTCAATTTCGGTAAACGAGTACAGGTCGTCATTGACGCGCAGGTGCCAGCGGTGAATCAGCTCCCTGGCAATCCGGTCGAAGGACTGGCCGATGGTGGCTACTGATTCGGAATTGATGGTTAGGTCAAGCATGTAGATTAATGTAAAATGTTTTCTTACTATGTCTAAGTGTGGTCTTTGGCATTAAACTAAACTGGCTTATGACCAATGAGTAAAAAATAATTAGAAACAGGATCTAAACAATATTCAATACCTCAAATGAGGTATTTTTTATCGTTTCCATGCTTGTTTAAAATATCTTTCATACCCAAATGGATCTCGCCACTCAATATTATGCTCTGGAATGCCTAACTGCTTGAGCTAGGTGGGAACAAAGAAGCTGGGGCAACCTTTGTTATCGAATTGGTTGTGCCCGGCAATCTTCACATTTGGCGCATAGCCTAATACCTCACTGATAATGTCCAGCATAGTTGAGATCTGCTGAGGGGTGCGGCTGTCTAGTGGCATTTTGTGAGACGAGTCCATACCACCTACATAACACAGATGACTGGAAATAGAGTTGATGCCTGCTACTCCATTGGTAATCTCAAAGGAATCTATTACTTGGTCATTGTTGTGTTTTGAACAACTTCAATATTTATCCTCGAAAGCTCATTTTCTTTGACTGTAAAGTCTAGATATTTTTTTTTGTTAATTAACTTAAAACCCGAACCTTCTCTGAACTCTAATCTATATTTACCTGCAGGAAGTAGAACTTCTTCATCTACTGGACTAATGGTTTGTTGCTGTGAGATGGGGTTATCTAAGCCTGTGATTTTACTAAAGATAATAGGTAATGTTCCGTTCGGATACGCAAGGACAAATATTACTCCTGTTTTGGCATTTGGAGGAACTAGAGGCTCTTCTTTTTTTCTTATTTCCTTGATTATTTGTTTTTGTTGGAGTATTTGGTTATCAGTTTTATTTTTTATTTTATTAAGACTATCATTCAGTTGTTCAAGCTTTTTATACTCAGCATATTCAATTTTTACAGAGTCATAATAAGCTTTCCATCCGTCTTTTATTTCTCCACTTGGTGCAACAGTAGCGAAGTATTGTGACAAATAGTATCTAATCGGTACACCTTTGACTTGTTTTAGGTCTGCAACATATCTGTCCAAGTATTCAAGTTCCTTGATATCTTGTTCCCGTTCTTTAAATAAATCCGAAACGATTAAGGTAACAGTAGTGATTGCTACTGTTACGATAGAATACTTGAATAACTCGATTAGCTTATTCAACTTTGAAACAGTTATCAATCCTTTTTTGATAATATAAGTCGCATAAAACATGGCTATAAGAGTAATAATGATAAAGCTGATGTAAAGCCAAAAAGAGATAATGCCAGTATTTGAAAACATATATCTATGTATTGAAGTGATAGTTACAATACGCTGTCTACGTGAATAAACCAGGAAAGAATAAGTACTCCAATTTCGCCAATATTAACTATCACTTCAATACCTCATTTAAGGTATTCTCAGCTATTCAAGTGCTTCCACATATGCTTAGAATACCGTTCATACCCAAACGGATCTCGCCATTCAATATTATGCTCTGGAATGCCTAACTGCTTGAGCTAGGTGGGAACAAAGAAGCTGGGACAACTTTTGTTGCCAAACTGGTTGTGGCCGGCAATCTTCACATTGGGGGTATAGCCCAGCACTTCGCCAATGATGTCAATCATCGTGCTGATCTGTTGCAGTGTTCGGCTGTCCAGGGGTATCTTGTGGCTGCTGTCTATCTCACCCACATAGCACAAATGCCGGGAGATCAGGTTAATGCCCGCCATGTCGTTGGTCACCTCGAATGAGTCAATAACATGGTCGTTGTTGTGTTTGACAAACGTGTGACGGGTGCCATCCAGTAAGATCAGATCCGAGTAGACCACTTGTTTCCAGCCGTTGCCGTAGGGTTTACGAGCCGTGTGCCAGCGTTTGACATCGTCGGTAATGATTCAGCGGCCTGCCGGAGTGGCGGTGCCGTGAATGATTAAGTATTGAAAACTAGCCATAGTAAGTTGAAAAATGAAAACCTCAAACAGTCTTAAATATACCACAAATGAGGTATTGTGATTGAAAACGTAAATCTTAATATTTGCTTTCATGCGTTTTAATTGACATTAATCCTAGATAGATGTTAGTATTTATAAAACCGTTTCTTTATAGTAGAGTTTCTATGGAATGAATTTCAACTAGTTAATCTTAAAATTAACTAGTCTGGTACATACATAGAATATTGTATAGAGCACTTTTACGCACCGAATTCGTTTTCTTGTTCTAAGAATAAAAAATGATTTCAGATTTACTATAGAATCATTTATTTTGATCCTGACACCTGCTTATCGGCAGATGGGCTTGAAATAATACTATTGTATTCTTTGGCAATATCATCTAGAGGATCATGTTTGGATGCTTTGAAAGGAATATACAGGTTTTCTGTTTCCACTTGCTTTTCAATCCCTAAAAGCCCGAATCAACCCACAGGGTCAATCGGAAAAAATCCAGACCTGAGAAAATGGATTTAAAGATGGCAAAGTCATGTATGTGTCCAGCGTGAATGGCACTGGAAAATAAAATGCGTTTATTCCGGTCAGTAATCAGAAGCCATTTACAGGTATGCGTTTTTTTGCCACTGGATTGCTCGGCTGGCTTGTGTTGATTGACAGGACGTTCTACCGGAATTTCAGTGACATCAATGATAATTTCCTGGATGCCTTCAAAGGCTTGGCCAAAGGATTTCTAATCCTTGAAAACAAGATTTTTCAACGGTGCATACTGATTCAGCGCCGTTTTGATCAGGGGCAACAACAAGCGAATGTATTCAGAAGCCGTGGCTTGGGCAAACCCAAAGTAGAGTGCCAGGTTTTCCGAAGTCGGATAAGCTTTCATGTAATGCAAAATGAAGAACAACGCTTCGCGTTTATCGATCAATTGCGGTTGAAGATGAGTTATGTAGGGGGGTGGCAGTCTTTGGAACGTACAATTTTTCAAAGACTGCCAACAGATCTTCAAATTATTGTTTGCTCAAAGCTGTTGCCG includes:
- a CDS encoding transposase family protein; this translates as MQEIIIDVTEIPVERPVNQHKPAEQSSGKKTHTCKWLLITDRNKRILFSSAIHAGHIHDFAIFKSIFSGLDFFRLTLWVDSGF